Within Butyrivibrio fibrisolvens, the genomic segment TTGTAATTCCATGCTATAACGAAGAAAACGTCCTCCCTATCACGTCTCCGCTTTTTTTACAGCAGCTAGAGAAGATGATAGGAGAAGAGAAGATATCTGATAAGAGCCGTATATTATTTGTAAATGACGGATCCAAAGATAAAACCTGGGATATCATCACAGAACTTGCTGATAGCAATGAGCATTTTATAGGAATATCTCAGAGCAGAAACCGTGGCCATCAGAATGCTGTCCTTGCCGGCCTTATGGAGGCTAGAAATGTTTGTGATATCACGATATCTATAGACTGCGATGGTCAGGATGACATAAGCGCCATGGACAAGATGGTAGATGCATATCTTAATGGAGCTGAGGTTGTATATGGCGTCAGATCCAAGAGAGATACAGATACTTTCTTTAAGAAATTCACAGCAGAGTCTTTTTATAAACTGCTTAACTGGATGGGAGCAGAAGTTGTCTACAACCATTCTGACTACAGACTTATCTCCTCGAGAGTTCTTGAAGAGTTTGCTGACTTCCACGAAGTTAATATCTATCTAAGAGGTATGGTTCCACTTGTTGGCTTTAAGTCTGCGATAGTATATTACGAGCGTCACGAGCGTATGGCTGGTGAGAGTCACTATCCCCTTAGCAAGATGCTCCACCTCGCATTTGATGGCATTACATCGCTCTCTGTAAAGCCTATATCCATTATTACAGGCCTTGGAACCATCGTAAGTCTTATAGGTATCATAGGAATCATATGGGCCTTCATAGTAGCTATCACAGGTAAGGGGCAGCCGGGATGGGCATCTACTATTTGTATAGTTTGTTTCCTTGGAGGTATACAGCTGATATCAATAGGTGTCATCGGAACCTATATCGGTAAGATATATATGGAGAGCAAGCACAGGCCGAGATACATTATCAGTGAAAAGACCTGGGAGCCTTATGAAAGGCATTATAAAGGATAGTAGTTTTTGCTTAGAATTAATTGGGCAGCTGTCACTACTTGTGTCATCATGTATGTTAGATTGGTGATACAAGCTGTGACGGGCTGCCTTTTTGATACGTGGGGCATTATGCCGGATTCTTGTCGATTTGGCATAAGGATCAGCAGCATAAAAATGCAGGTGTCAAGAGACGTAGGTGGGTTGAGGATATAAGTGGCTGAAGTATTATATAACCGGTAAATAATCATGAAACCATGATTTTGATATTAAGATTTTGAGATGAATAATTGGGGATGAATTGTTTAGTCTGGACAATTTGGCTTGAAAATCTGCTTAAAATATTTTGTCTGAATAATTATGTCTGAATAATTATGTCTGAATAATTATGTCTGAATAATTATGTTTGAATAATTATGTTTGAATAATTATGTCTGAATGATTTTGTCTGAATGATTTTGCCAGAATAATTTTGTTTGTATTCTTTTGTCTGAAAAATTTGGATTGAATTATTTGGATTGAATAGTTTATCTTAAACAGTAAGATATAAATGAACACATTAATAGCATATATAATGCTCAAAATATCATTAAAATGCTAGAAAAATACGATTAAAACAATAACATATAATCGCAATAACGAATGCGTTTTGGAGCAAAAATGAGGAAACTATATCACTGCACCAAACACCGTAAATGACTACTGTTCTTTGCTGCAAGGATACTATCAATATTGCGAATGAGATTAATCATTTGTTCGATACCCCCTAGGATGACGTTTCGTCAGAAAATGAACAAAAAAATTTTTAGCATAATATAATTAATTTGTGCTTGCGAAGAGCACACATAATTCTTTCAGGCTTGGCCATCATAAAAGGGGCAACTTTTATAAAACAGACCAAGTACTGTCGGATCCGCAGAGATCCATACCGCGTTTACGAATGGGGGATTAGTAATCGATAGGTTCTAGGGATATGCGTTATTGTCATCCTCTATCATATATGATAATAACGCAAACTGCCATCATTTGCCAGTAATAAAGTGATGAGCATTGATGAGACGATGTTGGCAGATCTATCTACGTCTGGTATAACCGGTAGTTACAAATCATATCATTTAAGAGCTTCTTTGAATTTCCATAACAATTAATAGCGATAACTTATCAGTTAATGAGCATAGATTTTTCCTAAAACTAAGACTTTAATAATACCTCCATAAACCTTCACTTTATCGCACAAACAATATACTATTAATATACAAAAACGGCAGAAACAACAAAAAACAGCAGAAACAAAAGAAACAGCAGAAACAGTAATAAAATGCCTTGTGAAAGGAAATAATAAATCTTAGAAATATACTAATAGTAGTTAACGACATCGAAAATTCCAAACATTTCTATCATGACCTATTTGGGCTGGAGCCAATATCAGACAATGCTGGGAATCTTATAGAAGTTGGCACTTCGATGTGAACCACAGCGATAAAAAAGCCTTAGATTGGAGCCGTATAATATGAATGAATCTCAGTACCTATCCAAGATAGCAGCACTTGAAATAGAAATTGACTACTTGCATGGCCTCCTCGATGCCGCATGTATACCTTATAAGCGTGAAGCCAAAGATATAGAAGATCTTTCTCCTGACAAGAATATTTTATTTGATCCAGATCAAGGTGCCAGAATCAAGCCTTTAGAAATCACTAAGCAGCGTATCCGATTCTATCGTAATCTCTTTAATGGGCGAAGCGATGTGTACAGCCTTCGCTCAGGTAAGCCCAATAAGAAAACAGGAAAATACGATTACTATACCCAGTGCTGGAATTTCTGGAAGGATGGAGTATGTCCTAGGAAGAATGGCGCAAAGATAACCTGCGGAGAGTGTAGTAATCAGAATTATAAAGGGCTAATTGATGAAAATGTTTATAATCATATGATGGGAAAAAAGTCAGATGCCTCGGATGTACTTGGAATATATCCGTTACTACCTGATGAAACCATAAATTTTCTGGTATTCGATTTCGACTGCCATGATGAAAATATCTGTGGCGATGACGGTGCAAACCCTGATGCTGAATGGATGCAAGAAGTGAATGCATTTAGACAGATATGTGAAGATAATGATATTCCAATACTAGTTGAACGCTCTAGATCAGGCAATGGCGCTCATATTTGGATGTTCTTTGAAAGACCGATCCTGGCAAGCACTGCAAGAAGATTCGGATCAGCTTTACTTACCAAGGGAGCAGAATCTGTCAATATGAAGAGTTTTACCTATTATGACAGAATGCTTCCTGCTCAGGATCATATTCCCATTAATTCAAAAACAGGTAAGCCCGGACTTGGTAATCTTATAGCTCTTCCACTGCAAGGTCTTGCTTTGAAATCCGGCAACAGCGCATTTATAGACAAGAATTGGAATGCATATCCTGATCAGTGGGAGTGTCTTAAAAATGTCAAAAGAATATCTTCTGAATATATCGATGATAAGATCAAAGAATGGAGCAAGGAAGGCGTACTAGGCGTATTATGCGATGACTTTGATGTAGATGATAATGATGATTCTCAGCCAAAACCGTGGGAAAAGAAACAACTCTTTTTCCACAAAGAAGATGCACCATCTAAGGTTGAGATCATAGTATCGAATAGAATATACATCAATACTAAAAATATAGGCAAAAGGATGCAGAATGCTATAAGACGTATGGCTGCATTTAGTAATTCGGAGTTTTATAAAAAATCACGTATGGGATTTTCGACAAAAGGGATCCCGAGAATCATCTATTGTGGTCAGGATGAAGGCAGATATATATGTATTCCAAGAGGACTTCTGGATTCGTTGATAGAAAAGCTTAATGATGCAGATATATCTTTTTCTGTAACGGATGATAGGTGTGAGGGAACACCATTAGATGTCACTTTTAAAGGCGAACTCTATGAAGAGCAGATGAGAGCTGCTAGTGCCATACTTGAACATGATAACGGAGTCCTGGGCGCAACTACATCTTTTGGAAAAACGGTTGTAGGTGCATATATGATCGCCCAAAGGAAAACTAACACGTTAATACTTGTCCATAATACAGAAATACAAAAAAACTGGATTGAAGATTTAGAAAAATTCTTGGATATAAGAGCTGAACTTCCGGAATATAAGACAAAAACAGGAAGAGTTAAAAAAAGAAAAAGTCTGATAGGTAAGTTATATGCAGGGCATAATTCAATGACAGGAATTGTTGATGTTGCAATATTTTCGTCTCTTGGCAAGGGTGATGATATTGATCCGATCATTGAAAACTATGGAATGTTGATCATGGATGAGTGTCATCATGGAGCTGCACAGACTGTCGAAGATGTAATAGGAGCTGCGAAATCAAGATACATCTATGGACTAACAGCAACACCTAAGAGGGAAGATGGTCTTGAAAAGAAAGTATTCATGCAATTTGGCCCTGTCAGATTCAGATATACGGCTAAGGAAAGGGCAGAGAAACAAGGTATTGCTCACTATGTATATCCTCGCTTTACAAGACTTATTAGTGCTACTGATCTAAAGATTACAGAAGCTAATAGAGCGGTCGTTGAATCAGAGGTAAGAAATGAACAGATCATCGCTGATGTGGAAAGTTGCATTCAAAATGGAAGAACTCCGCTTGTTTTAACTAAGTACAAAGAACATGCGCAGATTTTGTTTGAGAAGCTGCAAGAAAAAGCGGATCATGTGTATCTGCTGCAAGGTGGCGGCAGCAGAAAAGAAAAAGATTTGATGAGAACACAGATGAAATCAGCACCGGAGAATGAATCTGTTATTCTTATTGCTATTGATAAGTATGTTGGCGAAGGCTTTAACTTTCCAAGACTTGATACTATGATGCTTGCTATGCCGGCAGCAGCTGAAGGCAATATAGAGCAGTTTGCCGGGAGATTGCATCGAGATTATAAAGGCAAAACAGAAGTAATCATTTATGATTACGTAGATTCTCATATTCGTGTTCTTGAAAAAATGTACCACAAGCGTCTTAGAACGTATAAAAAGATTGGGTACGAAATATGCAACAATATTATTTTGGAAAAACAAAGCGCAGGCTCTATTTTTGATATGAATACTTATGAGACAGTATATGAAAAGGATCTGATGGAGGCAAATAAAGAAATTATCATTTCAAGCCCAGGATTAAATCAGTCAAAAGTAAATTCTTTTATAAGATTGGTGAAGCAAAGACAGGAAAGTGGCGTTAAGATTACAATAGTCACGCTTGATCCGGAAGGATATCCGGAGGAGAAGATTGAAGATACAAGACAGCTTGTACATCTGCTACGGGATAATGCTATAAATGTGCATCTTAAAGAATATATGCATGAACACTTCGCTATCATCGATGATGAGATCATATGGTATGGAAGTATGAATCTGCTATCGAGAGCCAAAGCAGATGATAATCTCATGAGAGTAAAGAGCAGAGAAACTGCTGTAGAACTAATGGAGATCACTTTTAGATGATTTTTCCAAAAAATAGAAAAAGCGATAAAAGAACTGGTTTATACACTGCCTGTCACTTGTGAAAAAAGTCTGAAAAAGCTTGTAGTAAAATAGGTGAAAAACTTGTGGAAAAAGTTTGAAATAGCATGTAATAAAACATGTAAAAAAGCATGTGGAAAAACAGTCTGAAAAGGCTGTATATAGCATATTAAATGCTTAAAATATTACCAAAATGCTAGGAAAATACTAATAAAACGCTAATTAATAATTGCATAACCGACTGCGATTTCAGAGAAAAACATGGAAACTATACAGTGCATATCGATACTAAGTGATAGAACACATCAATGCTATAAGGATACTATCAAAATTACGAACGAGATTAATCATTTGCTCGATACCCCCTAGGATGACGTTTCGTCGGAAAATGAACAAAAAAATTTTTAGCATAATATAATTAATTTGTGCTTGCGAAGAGCGCACATAATTCTTTCGGGCTTGGCCATCATAAAAGGGGCAACTTTTATAAAACAGACCAAGTACTGTCGGATCCGCAGAGATCCATACCGCGTTTACGAATGGGGGATTAGTAAACGATAGGTTCTAGGTATATGCGTTATTGTCATCCTCTATAATATATGATGATAACGCAAATTGCCATCATTATTGCATGTAAATCATTGATTAAAAACAAATACCTCGTAGCAACTTTCTTATAGCTTTTATTTTCTTATAGTTTTTTACTTCCTTATCGCATCTTTGACTTCCCTGATGCTCATTCCCGTATTTTTTGCAATCTTAGCTATATCATCATATTCAAGCTTTGATCTAGTCGTTCCGTATCCAGATACCCTCTTTTCCCTGACTTGTCCAAAAGGAGTATTAAGCGTTTCGGACTCTCTGCTTAGGATATATCTGTTGCAGACATTTTCTCTGATCCCGATTGTTGTAGTGTGCTTGAATATATTTTTTACCATAGTATCTTTATCTGATACAGAGCATATAACTGTTAAGAGAATGCCTGGTCGATTCTTCTTCATAGTTATTGGAGTGGAAAAAACGTCTCTGGCACCGGCTTCTAACAGCTTTTCAAAAGCAAAGCCTATCTCTTCACCGGTCATATCGTCGATATTACAGCGAAGCTCTATGATAGAATCGTTGATTGCAGATTGAGAGGTAGGTGCATCCGGATAAGGCCTTTTTGCTGTATCATCCGGCATTGCCATATCAGGGCTAGGATTATAATTGTTGCTGCTTGTAGCGTAAGTATCATGTCCGATTATCGCTCTGACGCAGTTGGCTCGTTCGAAGTCTTTAAAGCCCATCCCATATCCTATATTGTCAGAAATCATAGAAGGCATGGATCTATATTCATTTACAAAATACTTTAAAATAGCAGCTCCAGTAGGAGTGCACAACTCGCCCTTAATGTCCGTGCTGTACATAGGTATGCCTTTTAGTATATAAGCTGTTGCTGGAGCAGGAACAGGAAGTATTCCGTGAGCACATCTTACCTGACCGCTACCAACATGAATAGGAGATGCTATGATCTTATCGGCACCGATGCGCCTTATTAGAATACACGCAGCTGTGATATCCGCGA encodes:
- a CDS encoding glycosyltransferase family 2 protein, with the protein product MSKPILWIVIPCYNEENVLPITSPLFLQQLEKMIGEEKISDKSRILFVNDGSKDKTWDIITELADSNEHFIGISQSRNRGHQNAVLAGLMEARNVCDITISIDCDGQDDISAMDKMVDAYLNGAEVVYGVRSKRDTDTFFKKFTAESFYKLLNWMGAEVVYNHSDYRLISSRVLEEFADFHEVNIYLRGMVPLVGFKSAIVYYERHERMAGESHYPLSKMLHLAFDGITSLSVKPISIITGLGTIVSLIGIIGIIWAFIVAITGKGQPGWASTICIVCFLGGIQLISIGVIGTYIGKIYMESKHRPRYIISEKTWEPYERHYKG
- a CDS encoding TOTE conflict system archaeo-eukaryotic primase domain-containing protein, whose protein sequence is MNESQYLSKIAALEIEIDYLHGLLDAACIPYKREAKDIEDLSPDKNILFDPDQGARIKPLEITKQRIRFYRNLFNGRSDVYSLRSGKPNKKTGKYDYYTQCWNFWKDGVCPRKNGAKITCGECSNQNYKGLIDENVYNHMMGKKSDASDVLGIYPLLPDETINFLVFDFDCHDENICGDDGANPDAEWMQEVNAFRQICEDNDIPILVERSRSGNGAHIWMFFERPILASTARRFGSALLTKGAESVNMKSFTYYDRMLPAQDHIPINSKTGKPGLGNLIALPLQGLALKSGNSAFIDKNWNAYPDQWECLKNVKRISSEYIDDKIKEWSKEGVLGVLCDDFDVDDNDDSQPKPWEKKQLFFHKEDAPSKVEIIVSNRIYINTKNIGKRMQNAIRRMAAFSNSEFYKKSRMGFSTKGIPRIIYCGQDEGRYICIPRGLLDSLIEKLNDADISFSVTDDRCEGTPLDVTFKGELYEEQMRAASAILEHDNGVLGATTSFGKTVVGAYMIAQRKTNTLILVHNTEIQKNWIEDLEKFLDIRAELPEYKTKTGRVKKRKSLIGKLYAGHNSMTGIVDVAIFSSLGKGDDIDPIIENYGMLIMDECHHGAAQTVEDVIGAAKSRYIYGLTATPKREDGLEKKVFMQFGPVRFRYTAKERAEKQGIAHYVYPRFTRLISATDLKITEANRAVVESEVRNEQIIADVESCIQNGRTPLVLTKYKEHAQILFEKLQEKADHVYLLQGGGSRKEKDLMRTQMKSAPENESVILIAIDKYVGEGFNFPRLDTMMLAMPAAAEGNIEQFAGRLHRDYKGKTEVIIYDYVDSHIRVLEKMYHKRLRTYKKIGYEICNNIILEKQSAGSIFDMNTYETVYEKDLMEANKEIIISSPGLNQSKVNSFIRLVKQRQESGVKITIVTLDPEGYPEEKIEDTRQLVHLLRDNAINVHLKEYMHEHFAIIDDEIIWYGSMNLLSRAKADDNLMRVKSRETAVELMEITFR
- the larC gene encoding nickel pincer cofactor biosynthesis protein LarC, which codes for MKILYLDLGMGAAGDMLTAALLDAMDEKEKEEAIKDLSALNIPDVHFDVEKSVKCGITGTHVSVKVHGTDEGKGLHEDHHGHHHEHDDFHEHDHAHQHGHDDFHEHDHAHQHGHDDFHEHGHGHQNGHDDFHEHGHDHEHHHSHASLEKINSIVDNLNVSDSVKSDVRSIYKIIATAEGHVHNKPITDIHFHEVGTMDAIADITAACILIRRIGADKIIASPIHVGSGQVRCAHGILPVPAPATAYILKGIPMYSTDIKGELCTPTGAAILKYFVNEYRSMPSMISDNIGYGMGFKDFERANCVRAIIGHDTYATSSNNYNPSPDMAMPDDTAKRPYPDAPTSQSAINDSIIELRCNIDDMTGEEIGFAFEKLLEAGARDVFSTPITMKKNRPGILLTVICSVSDKDTMVKNIFKHTTTIGIRENVCNRYILSRESETLNTPFGQVREKRVSGYGTTRSKLEYDDIAKIAKNTGMSIREVKDAIRK